From Lemur catta isolate mLemCat1 chromosome 19, mLemCat1.pri, whole genome shotgun sequence, a single genomic window includes:
- the DYRK1B gene encoding dual specificity tyrosine-phosphorylation-regulated kinase 1B isoform X2 translates to MLAARPPHWGPHRAPAPRGLRASPDPGLSGGGSRGAGCEKAPPSRAPAPGLTPLRPSEPTMAVPPGHGPFSGFPGPQEHTQVLPDVRLLPRRLPLAFRDSTSAPLRKLSVDLIKTYKHINEVYYAKKKRRAQQAPPQDSSTKKEKKVLNHGYDDDNHDYIVRSGERWLERYEIDSLIGKGSFGQVVKAYDHQTQELVAIKIIKNKKAFLNQAQIELRLLELMNQHDTEMKYYIVHLKRHFMFRNHLCLVFELLSYNLYDLLRNTHFRGVSLNLTRKLAQQLCTALLFLATPELSIIHCDLKPENILLCNPKRSAIKIVDFGSSCQLGQRIYQYIQSRFYRSPEVLLGTPYDLAIDMWSLGCILVEMHTGEPLFSGSNEVDQMNRIVEVLGIPPAPMLDQAPKARKYFERLPGGGWTLRRTKELRKDYQGPGTRRLQEDLVLRMLEYEPAARISPLGALQHGFFRRTADEATNTGPAGSSASTSPAPLDTCPSSSTASSISSSGGSSGSSSDNRTYRYSNRYCGGPGPPITDCEMNSPQVLHSQPLRPWAGGDVPHKTHQAPTSASSLPGTGAQLPPQPRCLGRPPSPTSPPPPELMDVSLVGGPPDCSPPHPAPAPQHPAASALRTRMTGGRPPLPPPDDPATLGPRLGLRGVPQSTAASS, encoded by the exons ATGCTGGCTGCTCGCCCACCCCACTGGGGGCCCCACCGCGCCCCAGCCCCCCGTGGGCTCCGCGCCAGCCCTGACCCGg GTCTCAGCGGCGGTGGCAGCCGAGGTGCAGGATGCGAGAAGGCGCCCCCCAGCCGGGCTCCCGCTCCAGGCCTCACTCCCCTGCGGCCCTCTGAGCCCACCATGGCCGTCCCACCGGGCCATGGTCCCTTCTCTGGCTTCCCAGGGCCCCAAGAGCACACGCAG GTATTGCCTGATGTGCGGCTACTGCCACGGAGGCTGCCCCTGGCCTTCCGGGATTCAACCTCAGCCCCGCTGCGCAAGCTCTCTGTGGACCTCATCAAGACCTACAAGCACATCAATGag GTATACTATGCGAAGAAGAAGCGGCGGGCCCAGCAGGCGCCACCCCAGGACTCGAGCaccaagaaggagaagaaggtcCTGAACCATGGTTATGATGACGACAACCATGACTACATCGTGCGCAGTGGCGAGCGCTGGCTAGAGCGCTATGAGATTGACTCGCTCATTGGCAAGGGCTCCTTCGGCCAG GTGGTGAAAGCCTATGACCATCAGACCCAGGAGCTGGTGGCCATCAAGATCATCAAGAACAAAAAGGCCTTCCTGAACCAGGCCCAGATTGAGCTGCGGCTGCTGGAGCTGATGAACCAGCATGACACAGAGATGAAGTACTACATAG TGCACCTGAAGCGGCACTTCATGTTCCGGAACCACCTGTGCCTGGTGTTTGAGCTGCTGTCCTACAACCTGTACGACCTCCTGCGCAACACACACTTCCGTGGCGTCTCGCTGAACCTGACCCGGAAGCTGGCGCAGCAGCTCTGCACCGCACTTCTCTTCCTGGCCACGCCCGAGCTCAGCATCATCCATTGCGACCTCAAGCCTGAGAACATCCTGCTCTGCAACCCCAAGCGCAGCGCCATCAAGATCGTGGACTTTGGCAGCTCCTGCCAGCTTGGCCAGCGG ATCTACCAGTACATCCAGAGCCGCTTCTACCGCTCGCCCGAGGTGCTCCTGGGCACACCCTATGACCTAGCCATTGACATGTGGTCCCTGGGCTGCATCCTTGTGGAGATGCACACCGGAGAGCCTCTCTTCAGTGGCTCCAATGAG GTGGACCAGATGAACCGCATCGTGGAGGTGCTGGGCATCCCACCGGCCCCCATGCTGGACCAGGCACCTAAGGCTCGCAAGTACTTTGAACGGCTGCCTGGGGGTGGCTGGACCCTACGAAGGACAAAGGAACTCAGGAAG gaTTACCAGGGCCCCGGGACACGGCGGCTGCAGGAG GACCTGGTGCTGCGCATGCTGGAATATGAGCCCGCCGCCCGCATCAGCCCGCTGGGGGCTCTGCAGCACGGCTTCTTCCGCCGCACGGCCGACGAGGCCACCAACACGGGCCCGGCAGGCAGCAGTGCCTCCACCTCGCCCGCGCCCCTCGacacctgcccctcctccagcaCCGCCAGCTCCATCTCCAGCTCTG GAGGCTCCAGTGGCTCCTCCAGTGACAACCGGACCTACCGCTACAGCAACCGATATTGTGGGGGCCCTGGGCCCCCTATCACTGACTGTGAGATGAACAGCCCCCAG GTCCTACACTCCCAGCCGCTGCGCCCCTGGGCAGGGGGTGATGTGCCCCACAAGACACATCAAGCCCCTACCTCTGCCTCGTCACTGCCGGGGACCGGGGCCCAGTTACCCCCCCAACCCCGATGCCTTGGCCGTCCCCCATCACCAACTTCACCACCACCCCCGGAGCTGATGGATGTGAGCCTGGTGGGCGGCCCTCCAGACTGCTCCCCACCTCACCCAGCGCCTGCCCCCCAGCACCCGGCTGCCTCAGCCCTCCGGACTCGGATGACAGGAGGTCGtccacctctcccaccccctgaTGACCCTGCCACTTTGGGGCCTCGCCTGGGCCTCCGTGGTGTACCCCAGAGCACGGCAGCCAGCTCATGA
- the DYRK1B gene encoding dual specificity tyrosine-phosphorylation-regulated kinase 1B isoform X3: MLAARPPHWGPHRAPAPRGLRASPDPGLSGGGSRGAGCEKAPPSRAPAPGLTPLRPSEPTMAVPPGHGPFSGFPGPQEHTQVLPDVRLLPRRLPLAFRDSTSAPLRKLSVDLIKTYKHINEVYYAKKKRRAQQAPPQDSSTKKEKKVLNHGYDDDNHDYIVRSGERWLERYEIDSLIGKGSFGQVVKAYDHQTQELVAIKIIKNKKAFLNQAQIELRLLELMNQHDTEMKYYIVHLKRHFMFRNHLCLVFELLSYNLYDLLRNTHFRGVSLNLTRKLAQQLCTALLFLATPELSIIHCDLKPENILLCNPKRSAIKIVDFGSSCQLGQRIYQYIQSRFYRSPEVLLGTPYDLAIDMWSLGCILVEMHTGEPLFSGSNEVDQMNRIVEVLGIPPAPMLDQAPKARKYFERLPGGGWTLRRTKELRKDLVLRMLEYEPAARISPLGALQHGFFRRTADEATNTGPAGSSASTSPAPLDTCPSSSTASSISSSGGSSGSSSDNRTYRYSNRYCGGPGPPITDCEMNSPQVLHSQPLRPWAGGDVPHKTHQAPTSASSLPGTGAQLPPQPRCLGRPPSPTSPPPPELMDVSLVGGPPDCSPPHPAPAPQHPAASALRTRMTGGRPPLPPPDDPATLGPRLGLRGVPQSTAASS, encoded by the exons ATGCTGGCTGCTCGCCCACCCCACTGGGGGCCCCACCGCGCCCCAGCCCCCCGTGGGCTCCGCGCCAGCCCTGACCCGg GTCTCAGCGGCGGTGGCAGCCGAGGTGCAGGATGCGAGAAGGCGCCCCCCAGCCGGGCTCCCGCTCCAGGCCTCACTCCCCTGCGGCCCTCTGAGCCCACCATGGCCGTCCCACCGGGCCATGGTCCCTTCTCTGGCTTCCCAGGGCCCCAAGAGCACACGCAG GTATTGCCTGATGTGCGGCTACTGCCACGGAGGCTGCCCCTGGCCTTCCGGGATTCAACCTCAGCCCCGCTGCGCAAGCTCTCTGTGGACCTCATCAAGACCTACAAGCACATCAATGag GTATACTATGCGAAGAAGAAGCGGCGGGCCCAGCAGGCGCCACCCCAGGACTCGAGCaccaagaaggagaagaaggtcCTGAACCATGGTTATGATGACGACAACCATGACTACATCGTGCGCAGTGGCGAGCGCTGGCTAGAGCGCTATGAGATTGACTCGCTCATTGGCAAGGGCTCCTTCGGCCAG GTGGTGAAAGCCTATGACCATCAGACCCAGGAGCTGGTGGCCATCAAGATCATCAAGAACAAAAAGGCCTTCCTGAACCAGGCCCAGATTGAGCTGCGGCTGCTGGAGCTGATGAACCAGCATGACACAGAGATGAAGTACTACATAG TGCACCTGAAGCGGCACTTCATGTTCCGGAACCACCTGTGCCTGGTGTTTGAGCTGCTGTCCTACAACCTGTACGACCTCCTGCGCAACACACACTTCCGTGGCGTCTCGCTGAACCTGACCCGGAAGCTGGCGCAGCAGCTCTGCACCGCACTTCTCTTCCTGGCCACGCCCGAGCTCAGCATCATCCATTGCGACCTCAAGCCTGAGAACATCCTGCTCTGCAACCCCAAGCGCAGCGCCATCAAGATCGTGGACTTTGGCAGCTCCTGCCAGCTTGGCCAGCGG ATCTACCAGTACATCCAGAGCCGCTTCTACCGCTCGCCCGAGGTGCTCCTGGGCACACCCTATGACCTAGCCATTGACATGTGGTCCCTGGGCTGCATCCTTGTGGAGATGCACACCGGAGAGCCTCTCTTCAGTGGCTCCAATGAG GTGGACCAGATGAACCGCATCGTGGAGGTGCTGGGCATCCCACCGGCCCCCATGCTGGACCAGGCACCTAAGGCTCGCAAGTACTTTGAACGGCTGCCTGGGGGTGGCTGGACCCTACGAAGGACAAAGGAACTCAGGAAG GACCTGGTGCTGCGCATGCTGGAATATGAGCCCGCCGCCCGCATCAGCCCGCTGGGGGCTCTGCAGCACGGCTTCTTCCGCCGCACGGCCGACGAGGCCACCAACACGGGCCCGGCAGGCAGCAGTGCCTCCACCTCGCCCGCGCCCCTCGacacctgcccctcctccagcaCCGCCAGCTCCATCTCCAGCTCTG GAGGCTCCAGTGGCTCCTCCAGTGACAACCGGACCTACCGCTACAGCAACCGATATTGTGGGGGCCCTGGGCCCCCTATCACTGACTGTGAGATGAACAGCCCCCAG GTCCTACACTCCCAGCCGCTGCGCCCCTGGGCAGGGGGTGATGTGCCCCACAAGACACATCAAGCCCCTACCTCTGCCTCGTCACTGCCGGGGACCGGGGCCCAGTTACCCCCCCAACCCCGATGCCTTGGCCGTCCCCCATCACCAACTTCACCACCACCCCCGGAGCTGATGGATGTGAGCCTGGTGGGCGGCCCTCCAGACTGCTCCCCACCTCACCCAGCGCCTGCCCCCCAGCACCCGGCTGCCTCAGCCCTCCGGACTCGGATGACAGGAGGTCGtccacctctcccaccccctgaTGACCCTGCCACTTTGGGGCCTCGCCTGGGCCTCCGTGGTGTACCCCAGAGCACGGCAGCCAGCTCATGA
- the DYRK1B gene encoding dual specificity tyrosine-phosphorylation-regulated kinase 1B isoform X1, with the protein MLAARPPHWGPHRAPAPRGLRASPDPGLSGGGSRGAGCEKAPPSRAPAPGLTPLRPSEPTMAVPPGHGPFSGFPGPQEHTQVLPDVRLLPRRLPLAFRDSTSAPLRKLSVDLIKTYKHINEVYYAKKKRRAQQAPPQDSSTKKEKKVLNHGYDDDNHDYIVRSGERWLERYEIDSLIGKGSFGQVVKAYDHQTQELVAIKIIKNKKAFLNQAQIELRLLELMNQHDTEMKYYIVHLKRHFMFRNHLCLVFELLSYNLYDLLRNTHFRGVSLNLTRKLAQQLCTALLFLATPELSIIHCDLKPENILLCNPKRSAIKIVDFGSSCQLGQRIYQYIQSRFYRSPEVLLGTPYDLAIDMWSLGCILVEMHTGEPLFSGSNEVDQMNRIVEVLGIPPAPMLDQAPKARKYFERLPGGGWTLRRTKELRKDYQGPGTRRLQEVLGVQTGGPGGRRAGEPGHSPADYLRFQDLVLRMLEYEPAARISPLGALQHGFFRRTADEATNTGPAGSSASTSPAPLDTCPSSSTASSISSSGGSSGSSSDNRTYRYSNRYCGGPGPPITDCEMNSPQVLHSQPLRPWAGGDVPHKTHQAPTSASSLPGTGAQLPPQPRCLGRPPSPTSPPPPELMDVSLVGGPPDCSPPHPAPAPQHPAASALRTRMTGGRPPLPPPDDPATLGPRLGLRGVPQSTAASS; encoded by the exons ATGCTGGCTGCTCGCCCACCCCACTGGGGGCCCCACCGCGCCCCAGCCCCCCGTGGGCTCCGCGCCAGCCCTGACCCGg GTCTCAGCGGCGGTGGCAGCCGAGGTGCAGGATGCGAGAAGGCGCCCCCCAGCCGGGCTCCCGCTCCAGGCCTCACTCCCCTGCGGCCCTCTGAGCCCACCATGGCCGTCCCACCGGGCCATGGTCCCTTCTCTGGCTTCCCAGGGCCCCAAGAGCACACGCAG GTATTGCCTGATGTGCGGCTACTGCCACGGAGGCTGCCCCTGGCCTTCCGGGATTCAACCTCAGCCCCGCTGCGCAAGCTCTCTGTGGACCTCATCAAGACCTACAAGCACATCAATGag GTATACTATGCGAAGAAGAAGCGGCGGGCCCAGCAGGCGCCACCCCAGGACTCGAGCaccaagaaggagaagaaggtcCTGAACCATGGTTATGATGACGACAACCATGACTACATCGTGCGCAGTGGCGAGCGCTGGCTAGAGCGCTATGAGATTGACTCGCTCATTGGCAAGGGCTCCTTCGGCCAG GTGGTGAAAGCCTATGACCATCAGACCCAGGAGCTGGTGGCCATCAAGATCATCAAGAACAAAAAGGCCTTCCTGAACCAGGCCCAGATTGAGCTGCGGCTGCTGGAGCTGATGAACCAGCATGACACAGAGATGAAGTACTACATAG TGCACCTGAAGCGGCACTTCATGTTCCGGAACCACCTGTGCCTGGTGTTTGAGCTGCTGTCCTACAACCTGTACGACCTCCTGCGCAACACACACTTCCGTGGCGTCTCGCTGAACCTGACCCGGAAGCTGGCGCAGCAGCTCTGCACCGCACTTCTCTTCCTGGCCACGCCCGAGCTCAGCATCATCCATTGCGACCTCAAGCCTGAGAACATCCTGCTCTGCAACCCCAAGCGCAGCGCCATCAAGATCGTGGACTTTGGCAGCTCCTGCCAGCTTGGCCAGCGG ATCTACCAGTACATCCAGAGCCGCTTCTACCGCTCGCCCGAGGTGCTCCTGGGCACACCCTATGACCTAGCCATTGACATGTGGTCCCTGGGCTGCATCCTTGTGGAGATGCACACCGGAGAGCCTCTCTTCAGTGGCTCCAATGAG GTGGACCAGATGAACCGCATCGTGGAGGTGCTGGGCATCCCACCGGCCCCCATGCTGGACCAGGCACCTAAGGCTCGCAAGTACTTTGAACGGCTGCCTGGGGGTGGCTGGACCCTACGAAGGACAAAGGAACTCAGGAAG gaTTACCAGGGCCCCGGGACACGGCGGCTGCAGGAGGTGCTGGGCGTGCAGACGGGCGGGCCCGGGGGCCGGCGGGCGGGGGAGCCGGGCCACAGCCCCGCCGACTACCTCCGCTTCCAGGACCTGGTGCTGCGCATGCTGGAATATGAGCCCGCCGCCCGCATCAGCCCGCTGGGGGCTCTGCAGCACGGCTTCTTCCGCCGCACGGCCGACGAGGCCACCAACACGGGCCCGGCAGGCAGCAGTGCCTCCACCTCGCCCGCGCCCCTCGacacctgcccctcctccagcaCCGCCAGCTCCATCTCCAGCTCTG GAGGCTCCAGTGGCTCCTCCAGTGACAACCGGACCTACCGCTACAGCAACCGATATTGTGGGGGCCCTGGGCCCCCTATCACTGACTGTGAGATGAACAGCCCCCAG GTCCTACACTCCCAGCCGCTGCGCCCCTGGGCAGGGGGTGATGTGCCCCACAAGACACATCAAGCCCCTACCTCTGCCTCGTCACTGCCGGGGACCGGGGCCCAGTTACCCCCCCAACCCCGATGCCTTGGCCGTCCCCCATCACCAACTTCACCACCACCCCCGGAGCTGATGGATGTGAGCCTGGTGGGCGGCCCTCCAGACTGCTCCCCACCTCACCCAGCGCCTGCCCCCCAGCACCCGGCTGCCTCAGCCCTCCGGACTCGGATGACAGGAGGTCGtccacctctcccaccccctgaTGACCCTGCCACTTTGGGGCCTCGCCTGGGCCTCCGTGGTGTACCCCAGAGCACGGCAGCCAGCTCATGA
- the DYRK1B gene encoding dual specificity tyrosine-phosphorylation-regulated kinase 1B isoform X4 — MAVPPGHGPFSGFPGPQEHTQVLPDVRLLPRRLPLAFRDSTSAPLRKLSVDLIKTYKHINEVYYAKKKRRAQQAPPQDSSTKKEKKVLNHGYDDDNHDYIVRSGERWLERYEIDSLIGKGSFGQVVKAYDHQTQELVAIKIIKNKKAFLNQAQIELRLLELMNQHDTEMKYYIVHLKRHFMFRNHLCLVFELLSYNLYDLLRNTHFRGVSLNLTRKLAQQLCTALLFLATPELSIIHCDLKPENILLCNPKRSAIKIVDFGSSCQLGQRIYQYIQSRFYRSPEVLLGTPYDLAIDMWSLGCILVEMHTGEPLFSGSNEVDQMNRIVEVLGIPPAPMLDQAPKARKYFERLPGGGWTLRRTKELRKDYQGPGTRRLQEVLGVQTGGPGGRRAGEPGHSPADYLRFQDLVLRMLEYEPAARISPLGALQHGFFRRTADEATNTGPAGSSASTSPAPLDTCPSSSTASSISSSGGSSGSSSDNRTYRYSNRYCGGPGPPITDCEMNSPQVLHSQPLRPWAGGDVPHKTHQAPTSASSLPGTGAQLPPQPRCLGRPPSPTSPPPPELMDVSLVGGPPDCSPPHPAPAPQHPAASALRTRMTGGRPPLPPPDDPATLGPRLGLRGVPQSTAASS; from the exons ATGGCCGTCCCACCGGGCCATGGTCCCTTCTCTGGCTTCCCAGGGCCCCAAGAGCACACGCAG GTATTGCCTGATGTGCGGCTACTGCCACGGAGGCTGCCCCTGGCCTTCCGGGATTCAACCTCAGCCCCGCTGCGCAAGCTCTCTGTGGACCTCATCAAGACCTACAAGCACATCAATGag GTATACTATGCGAAGAAGAAGCGGCGGGCCCAGCAGGCGCCACCCCAGGACTCGAGCaccaagaaggagaagaaggtcCTGAACCATGGTTATGATGACGACAACCATGACTACATCGTGCGCAGTGGCGAGCGCTGGCTAGAGCGCTATGAGATTGACTCGCTCATTGGCAAGGGCTCCTTCGGCCAG GTGGTGAAAGCCTATGACCATCAGACCCAGGAGCTGGTGGCCATCAAGATCATCAAGAACAAAAAGGCCTTCCTGAACCAGGCCCAGATTGAGCTGCGGCTGCTGGAGCTGATGAACCAGCATGACACAGAGATGAAGTACTACATAG TGCACCTGAAGCGGCACTTCATGTTCCGGAACCACCTGTGCCTGGTGTTTGAGCTGCTGTCCTACAACCTGTACGACCTCCTGCGCAACACACACTTCCGTGGCGTCTCGCTGAACCTGACCCGGAAGCTGGCGCAGCAGCTCTGCACCGCACTTCTCTTCCTGGCCACGCCCGAGCTCAGCATCATCCATTGCGACCTCAAGCCTGAGAACATCCTGCTCTGCAACCCCAAGCGCAGCGCCATCAAGATCGTGGACTTTGGCAGCTCCTGCCAGCTTGGCCAGCGG ATCTACCAGTACATCCAGAGCCGCTTCTACCGCTCGCCCGAGGTGCTCCTGGGCACACCCTATGACCTAGCCATTGACATGTGGTCCCTGGGCTGCATCCTTGTGGAGATGCACACCGGAGAGCCTCTCTTCAGTGGCTCCAATGAG GTGGACCAGATGAACCGCATCGTGGAGGTGCTGGGCATCCCACCGGCCCCCATGCTGGACCAGGCACCTAAGGCTCGCAAGTACTTTGAACGGCTGCCTGGGGGTGGCTGGACCCTACGAAGGACAAAGGAACTCAGGAAG gaTTACCAGGGCCCCGGGACACGGCGGCTGCAGGAGGTGCTGGGCGTGCAGACGGGCGGGCCCGGGGGCCGGCGGGCGGGGGAGCCGGGCCACAGCCCCGCCGACTACCTCCGCTTCCAGGACCTGGTGCTGCGCATGCTGGAATATGAGCCCGCCGCCCGCATCAGCCCGCTGGGGGCTCTGCAGCACGGCTTCTTCCGCCGCACGGCCGACGAGGCCACCAACACGGGCCCGGCAGGCAGCAGTGCCTCCACCTCGCCCGCGCCCCTCGacacctgcccctcctccagcaCCGCCAGCTCCATCTCCAGCTCTG GAGGCTCCAGTGGCTCCTCCAGTGACAACCGGACCTACCGCTACAGCAACCGATATTGTGGGGGCCCTGGGCCCCCTATCACTGACTGTGAGATGAACAGCCCCCAG GTCCTACACTCCCAGCCGCTGCGCCCCTGGGCAGGGGGTGATGTGCCCCACAAGACACATCAAGCCCCTACCTCTGCCTCGTCACTGCCGGGGACCGGGGCCCAGTTACCCCCCCAACCCCGATGCCTTGGCCGTCCCCCATCACCAACTTCACCACCACCCCCGGAGCTGATGGATGTGAGCCTGGTGGGCGGCCCTCCAGACTGCTCCCCACCTCACCCAGCGCCTGCCCCCCAGCACCCGGCTGCCTCAGCCCTCCGGACTCGGATGACAGGAGGTCGtccacctctcccaccccctgaTGACCCTGCCACTTTGGGGCCTCGCCTGGGCCTCCGTGGTGTACCCCAGAGCACGGCAGCCAGCTCATGA